The following proteins come from a genomic window of Nostoc sp. ATCC 53789:
- a CDS encoding SDR family oxidoreductase produces the protein MAPTVLITGASEGIGKATALLFARQGYDLVLAARHAERLEALAQEVQSIGRPAPLTVTCDVTDSSQVSALVQKALENYGYIDVLINNAGIFASGPVEQFSLDDWHQIIDTNLWGYIHTINALLPHFLQRRSGTIVNLSSIGGKVPSAYLVPYCTSKFGVTGLTESLQIELQPKGIHVCGIYPNLIKSTLMERAVFRGKDEQDTHTRRGQLENVLKNPVVEKPEDVANAIWDAVKNKKSEVMVGSANFSQALYRLFPGLIKWVSRQGLKNQDN, from the coding sequence ATGGCTCCTACGGTACTAATTACAGGTGCTTCTGAAGGCATTGGCAAAGCAACGGCTCTTTTATTTGCGCGGCAAGGATATGATTTGGTACTTGCAGCTCGTCATGCTGAGCGCTTGGAAGCCTTAGCGCAGGAGGTGCAAAGCATTGGCCGTCCAGCACCATTAACGGTTACTTGCGATGTCACTGACTCATCTCAGGTAAGCGCATTAGTACAAAAAGCATTAGAAAATTATGGCTATATCGACGTGCTGATAAACAATGCGGGCATCTTTGCATCGGGGCCAGTAGAACAATTCTCTCTCGATGATTGGCATCAAATTATAGACACTAATTTATGGGGATATATCCACACTATTAATGCCCTTCTGCCTCATTTCCTTCAGCGTCGAAGTGGAACTATAGTTAATTTAAGTTCCATTGGTGGTAAGGTACCAAGTGCTTACTTGGTTCCCTATTGTACTAGTAAGTTTGGTGTGACAGGGTTGACGGAATCGTTACAAATAGAATTACAGCCAAAAGGTATTCATGTTTGTGGGATTTATCCGAATTTAATTAAGAGTACTTTAATGGAACGGGCAGTTTTTCGAGGCAAGGATGAACAAGATACTCATACTCGTCGTGGACAGCTTGAGAATGTGCTGAAAAATCCGGTGGTGGAGAAGCCTGAAGATGTAGCAAATGCTATTTGGGATGCAGTCAAGAATAAGAAGTCAGAAGTGATGGTTGGTTCGGCGAATTTCTCACAAGCTTTGTATCGCTTGTTTCCTGGGTTGATAAAGTGGGTTTCGCGGCAAGGGTTGAAGAATCAAGATAATTAA
- the hflX gene encoding GTPase HflX — METIYGNLQGLKSSQLKQLQRLYHQRIPGDRITTPEFSQRLAAISAEVNQPVCAYINRRGQVIRVGVGTPRQTQIPPMELPRYGAERLSGIRCIATHLKPEPPNEAALTAMALQRLDALVVLNITGTGFTRRGGGATGYVKEAYLAHLIPQESRTLITSPAAFKVEDNQIQTPSWNISPPMGLDDLADQDLVDLVENLEAEFQREFIAQEVHADHDRVLIVGLMTSETTPLQFQDTLVELARLVDTAGGDVLQTIQQKRSRVHPQTVVGEGKVQEIALTAQTLGVNLVVFDRDLSPSQVRNLELQIGIRVVDRTEVILDIFAQRAQSRAGKLQVELAQLEYMQPRLAGRGRTMSRLGGGIGTRGPGETKLETERRAIGQRISRLQKEVTQLQAHRSRLRQRRQHREIPSVALVGYTNAGKSTLLNALTNAEVYTADQLFATLDPTTRRLVIPYGETNEHQEILITDTVGFIHELPASLMDAFRATLEEVTEADALLHLVDLSHPAWLRHIRSVREILAQMPITPGPALVIFNKIDQANSETLALAREEFPLAVFISASQRLGLETLRHRLAQLIEYAVDSR, encoded by the coding sequence ATAGAAACTATCTACGGAAATCTCCAAGGTTTAAAGTCCAGCCAGCTGAAGCAACTACAGCGGCTGTATCACCAGCGTATACCAGGCGATCGCATCACCACGCCTGAGTTTTCCCAGCGTCTGGCAGCAATTAGCGCAGAAGTCAATCAGCCTGTGTGCGCCTACATCAACCGTCGCGGACAAGTGATTCGCGTCGGGGTAGGCACACCGCGTCAAACGCAAATACCACCGATGGAATTGCCCCGTTACGGTGCAGAACGACTCAGTGGTATTCGTTGTATTGCCACCCATCTGAAGCCAGAACCGCCAAATGAAGCGGCACTCACGGCTATGGCCCTGCAACGATTAGATGCCCTAGTTGTCCTAAACATTACCGGAACCGGATTTACACGGCGGGGAGGCGGTGCAACTGGGTATGTAAAAGAAGCTTATCTAGCTCATCTAATACCCCAAGAGTCTCGCACCCTGATTACTAGTCCTGCTGCTTTTAAAGTAGAGGATAACCAAATTCAAACCCCAAGTTGGAATATATCGCCACCTATGGGTTTGGATGATTTGGCAGACCAGGATTTAGTAGACTTGGTAGAAAATCTGGAAGCAGAATTCCAGCGAGAATTTATTGCCCAGGAAGTACATGCTGACCACGATCGCGTGCTAATTGTGGGGCTGATGACCAGTGAGACAACTCCCCTACAATTCCAAGATACTCTAGTAGAATTGGCGCGTTTAGTTGATACTGCTGGGGGAGATGTATTACAGACAATACAACAAAAGCGATCGCGCGTTCATCCCCAAACAGTAGTTGGCGAAGGTAAGGTGCAAGAAATTGCCCTAACAGCCCAAACACTAGGAGTTAATCTTGTCGTCTTTGACCGCGACCTCTCCCCCTCCCAAGTCCGCAACTTAGAATTGCAAATTGGTATCCGGGTAGTTGACCGCACCGAAGTAATTTTGGATATCTTTGCTCAACGCGCTCAGTCCCGTGCCGGTAAGTTGCAAGTAGAACTAGCACAGTTAGAATACATGCAACCGCGACTGGCTGGTAGAGGTCGCACCATGTCCAGATTGGGTGGTGGTATTGGGACTCGTGGCCCTGGTGAAACCAAACTGGAAACTGAACGCCGTGCCATTGGGCAGCGCATTTCCCGACTCCAAAAAGAAGTAACTCAGTTGCAAGCCCATCGTTCGCGGTTACGGCAACGAAGGCAGCATCGAGAAATTCCCTCAGTAGCTTTGGTTGGATATACTAACGCTGGTAAGTCTACACTGTTAAACGCTCTCACAAATGCAGAAGTTTATACAGCCGACCAACTATTTGCCACTCTCGATCCTACCACCCGCCGCCTGGTGATTCCTTATGGCGAAACCAATGAACATCAGGAAATTCTAATTACAGATACAGTAGGGTTCATACACGAACTGCCTGCATCATTAATGGATGCCTTCCGCGCCACCTTGGAGGAAGTCACAGAAGCTGATGCACTACTGCACTTGGTGGATTTGTCTCACCCAGCTTGGTTGCGTCATATTCGCTCAGTCAGAGAAATCTTAGCGCAAATGCCCATAACTCCTGGTCCGGCGCTAGTTATTTTTAACAAGATCGATCAAGCAAATAGTGAGACACTAGCTTTAGCTAGAGAAGAATTTCCCCTAGCGGTATTTATTTCAGCGAGTCAGCGCTTGGGATTAGAAACCCTACGTCACCGCCTTGCTCAACTAATTGAATATGCCGTTGACAGTAGGTAA
- a CDS encoding P-loop NTPase fold protein: MKTTFNLSRFYKACNPSYTLNISNVLDRQYYIDFADVRGCKIVEELQRTIVRISPDEPTCQLFTGHIGCGKSTELQRLKTELELAGFHVVYFESSQDLDMADIDISDILLSVARQVSASLEGINIKLKGGYFTNLFKEVGDFLQSPIELSGQAELSLGIAKITAKTKDSTQMRNQLRQYLEPRTNSILQAINEEILERAIEQLKLRGQKGLVVIVDNLDRVDMRPLASGRSQPEYLFIDRGEQLRRLKCHLVYTIPLTLIFSNEYETLKNRLGGGIAPKVLPMVLVRQRDGSDYEPGMSLVRQLVLARAFPEVSLNERLLLITELFDHSQTLDRICRVSGGHIRNLLGLLYSCLQRQDPPFSRECLEAVIKDYRDDLLLAIDESQWELLFEVVQQQRVKGESDYQSLLRSMYLFEYRDPLGRWFGISPALAETEKVLAWQQNK; this comes from the coding sequence ATGAAAACGACATTCAATTTGTCACGTTTTTATAAAGCATGTAATCCAAGCTACACGCTTAATATAAGCAACGTGCTAGATCGCCAGTATTACATAGATTTTGCTGATGTCCGTGGTTGTAAGATTGTCGAAGAATTGCAACGGACTATAGTTCGGATTTCTCCTGATGAGCCAACCTGTCAGTTATTTACGGGTCACATTGGCTGCGGTAAATCAACGGAATTGCAGCGCCTCAAAACAGAACTAGAACTGGCAGGATTTCATGTGGTTTATTTTGAGTCCAGTCAAGACTTAGACATGGCGGATATTGATATCAGCGATATTTTGCTGAGTGTAGCCCGTCAAGTCAGTGCCAGTTTAGAAGGCATTAACATCAAACTCAAAGGTGGTTACTTTACCAATTTGTTTAAAGAAGTAGGCGATTTTCTACAAAGCCCCATAGAGCTTTCTGGACAAGCAGAATTATCCTTGGGTATTGCCAAAATTACCGCCAAAACCAAAGATAGCACTCAGATGCGGAATCAACTGAGGCAATATTTGGAACCACGTACCAATAGTATTTTGCAAGCGATTAACGAAGAAATTTTAGAAAGGGCTATTGAACAGTTAAAGCTGCGGGGTCAAAAAGGACTGGTAGTGATCGTAGATAATTTGGATCGAGTCGATATGCGTCCCTTAGCATCGGGGCGATCGCAACCAGAATATCTCTTTATCGACCGAGGCGAACAGCTACGCCGACTCAAATGCCATCTAGTTTACACAATTCCCCTAACACTAATTTTCTCCAATGAGTATGAAACACTAAAAAATCGCCTGGGGGGAGGTATTGCACCAAAAGTACTGCCGATGGTGTTAGTGCGGCAAAGAGATGGCAGTGATTACGAACCAGGAATGTCACTAGTACGCCAGTTAGTCTTAGCAAGAGCTTTTCCAGAAGTTTCTTTGAATGAAAGGCTTTTATTAATTACAGAATTATTCGATCATTCCCAAACCTTGGATCGGATATGTCGCGTTAGCGGTGGCCACATTCGTAACTTATTGGGTTTACTTTATAGCTGCCTGCAACGACAAGATCCACCTTTTTCTAGAGAATGCTTAGAAGCTGTGATTAAAGACTACCGAGACGATCTGCTATTAGCTATTGATGAATCCCAGTGGGAATTATTGTTTGAAGTAGTGCAACAACAGAGAGTTAAGGGTGAGTCTGACTATCAAAGCTTATTACGAAGTATGTATTTGTTCGAATATCGTGACCCTCTGGGGCGCTGGTTTGGCATCAGTCCAGCCCTAGCAGAAACAGAAAAAGTTTTAGCTTGGCAACAAAACAAGTAA
- a CDS encoding CPXCG motif-containing cysteine-rich protein produces the protein MQNTAEYYCAYCGEPNLTFIDLSAGGQQSYVEDCQVCCNPNILYVRVDEDTLDIEIDTESES, from the coding sequence ATGCAAAACACAGCTGAGTATTACTGCGCCTATTGCGGCGAACCGAACTTAACTTTTATTGATTTGAGTGCTGGAGGACAGCAATCTTATGTAGAAGATTGTCAAGTTTGCTGTAACCCAAATATTTTGTATGTCCGGGTTGACGAAGATACCCTAGATATCGAGATTGATACAGAATCAGAAAGTTGA
- the grxC gene encoding glutaredoxin 3, producing the protein MAAKVEIYTWRTCPFCIRAKSLLKSKGVEFTEYSIDGDEAARNKMAQRANGRRSLPQIFINDDHIGGCDDIHALDSQGKLDELLTSV; encoded by the coding sequence ATGGCTGCAAAAGTAGAAATTTACACTTGGAGGACTTGCCCGTTTTGTATCCGTGCCAAAAGTTTGCTGAAGAGTAAGGGTGTTGAATTTACAGAATACAGCATTGACGGAGATGAGGCAGCCAGAAATAAAATGGCTCAAAGGGCAAATGGAAGGCGCTCTTTACCGCAAATTTTCATCAATGATGACCATATTGGTGGTTGTGATGACATCCACGCTTTAGACAGTCAAGGCAAGCTAGATGAGCTACTAACTTCCGTGTAA
- the gshB gene encoding glutathione synthase — protein sequence MKLAFIIDPIHLLDPCHDTSIALIEAAQILGHEVWVTQANLLSVVEGKAWAVLQRVELVPVQLVERRWIAANPWYKLSDSSLTSLETMDAVFMRTDPPVNDSYLYATYILDYVDQNKTLLINSPSGIRGANEKMYALQFTKAIPETIVSADKQFIRQFVEAKGATVLKPLGNKAGEGILFLQSSDRNFNSIVELSTLQGRVPVMVQTYLPEAKEGDKRIILLNGEPIGALNRLSSGSDFRNNMATGGTVAQTEITPREHEICTQVAERLRQDGLIFVGIDIIGGYLTEVNVTSPTGIREIDRLDGTHLGYQVIQWIEQSLN from the coding sequence GTGAAACTGGCTTTTATCATTGATCCGATCCATCTGCTTGACCCGTGTCATGATACCAGCATTGCCCTGATCGAAGCAGCGCAAATCCTGGGACACGAAGTTTGGGTAACTCAAGCAAATCTGCTGAGTGTGGTGGAGGGCAAAGCTTGGGCTGTCCTACAGCGAGTTGAACTTGTACCAGTACAGTTGGTGGAGAGACGCTGGATAGCGGCGAATCCTTGGTATAAATTAAGTGATTCCTCCTTAACTTCTTTAGAGACAATGGATGCCGTATTTATGCGGACAGATCCACCTGTCAATGATTCTTACCTCTATGCCACGTACATTCTGGATTATGTTGACCAAAATAAAACTCTGCTGATTAACAGTCCTAGCGGCATTCGAGGGGCAAATGAAAAAATGTATGCCCTCCAGTTTACCAAAGCGATTCCAGAAACGATTGTCAGTGCTGATAAGCAGTTTATTCGGCAATTTGTTGAAGCAAAGGGGGCAACTGTTCTCAAACCACTAGGAAACAAAGCCGGGGAAGGAATTTTATTTTTGCAATCTAGCGATCGCAATTTTAACTCTATTGTCGAACTCAGTACCCTCCAAGGTCGAGTTCCAGTAATGGTACAAACCTATCTACCGGAGGCAAAAGAAGGAGATAAACGCATTATCCTGCTCAATGGCGAACCGATTGGTGCGCTCAATCGCCTCTCTAGCGGAAGTGACTTTCGCAATAATATGGCAACTGGTGGTACAGTCGCTCAAACTGAAATTACCCCAAGAGAACATGAAATTTGTACCCAAGTAGCCGAACGCTTACGCCAAGACGGTTTAATTTTTGTGGGTATAGATATTATTGGTGGCTACTTAACTGAAGTTAACGTCACCAGTCCTACGGGAATTCGTGAAATTGATCGTCTAGATGGTACTCACCTTGGTTATCAGGTTATTCAATGGATTGAACAGTCATTGAATTGA
- the crtW gene encoding beta-carotene ketolase CrtW, producing the protein MIQLEQPPSHQTKLTPLGKNKSQFKAIFIATIIVATWVISLSLLLSLDISKLTFWMLLPSILWQTFLYTGLFITSHDAMHGVVFPQNTKINHFIGTLTLSLYGLLPYKKLLKKHWIHHHHPASQIDPDFHNGKHKNFFAWYFHFMKGYWSWGQIIALTIIYHFNNHVLHIPTANLTYFWVIPSVLSSFQLFYFGTFLPHSEPIGGYIEPHHSQTINRPIWWSFITCYHFGYHEEHHESPHVPWWQLPEIYKTK; encoded by the coding sequence GTGATTCAATTAGAGCAACCACCCAGTCATCAAACAAAATTGACCCCATTAGGGAAAAATAAATCTCAGTTCAAGGCAATTTTCATTGCTACGATCATTGTTGCTACATGGGTCATTAGCCTGAGTTTATTACTTTCCCTTGACATCTCCAAGTTAACATTTTGGATGCTATTGCCTAGTATACTTTGGCAAACATTCTTATATACAGGATTATTTATTACATCTCATGATGCTATGCATGGGGTAGTCTTTCCCCAGAACACCAAAATTAATCATTTCATTGGGACATTAACCTTATCTTTATATGGTCTTTTACCATATAAAAAATTATTAAAAAAACATTGGATACACCACCACCATCCAGCCAGCCAAATAGACCCAGATTTTCACAATGGTAAACACAAAAATTTCTTCGCGTGGTATTTTCATTTTATGAAGGGTTACTGGAGTTGGGGACAAATCATTGCCTTGACTATTATCTATCACTTTAATAATCACGTCCTCCATATACCTACTGCTAATTTAACTTACTTTTGGGTGATCCCTTCAGTTTTAAGTTCATTCCAATTATTTTATTTTGGTACTTTTCTACCCCATAGTGAACCCATAGGAGGTTATATTGAGCCTCATCATTCACAAACAATTAACCGTCCAATTTGGTGGTCATTTATCACGTGCTATCATTTCGGCTATCACGAAGAACATCATGAGTCTCCCCATGTTCCTTGGTGGCAGTTACCAGAAATTTATAAAACAAAATAG
- the ftsZ gene encoding cell division protein FtsZ — MTLDNNQGLTYKNSQSPGQPGFSLAVNSTNPFNNSGMNFGQNHDNKKIFTENSRIGEIVPGRVANIKVIGVGGGGGNAVNRMIESDVSGVEFWSINTDAQALTLAGAPSRLQIGQKLTRGLGAGGNPAIGQKAAEESRDEIATALEGADLVFITAGMGGGTGTGAAPIVAEVAKEMGALTVGVVTRPFVFEGRRRTSQAEQGIEGLKSRVDTLIIIPNNKLLEVIPEQTPVQEAFRYADDVLRQGVQGISDIITIPGLVNVDFADVRAVMADAGSALMGIGVSSGKSRAREAAIAAISSPLLECSIEGARGVVFNITGGTDLTLHEVNAAAEAIYEVVDPNANIIFGAVIDDRLQGEVRITVIATGFTGEVQAAVQQSVASVRVAPNTSKRPTTQQPAVNPPTSTPSSTPTPTPTPTPEPKEKPGLDIPDFLRNRQRPRN; from the coding sequence ATGACACTTGATAATAACCAAGGACTCACCTATAAAAATTCCCAATCACCGGGACAGCCTGGGTTTTCTCTGGCAGTTAACTCGACCAATCCCTTTAATAACTCTGGGATGAACTTCGGACAAAATCACGATAATAAGAAAATTTTTACGGAAAATAGCCGCATTGGGGAAATTGTTCCTGGTCGGGTTGCCAACATCAAAGTGATTGGTGTCGGTGGCGGCGGTGGCAATGCCGTTAACCGCATGATCGAATCTGATGTCTCTGGTGTAGAGTTTTGGTCAATCAATACTGATGCCCAAGCTTTAACTCTGGCAGGCGCTCCCAGTAGATTGCAAATTGGACAAAAGCTAACGCGGGGCTTAGGAGCAGGTGGTAATCCTGCAATTGGTCAAAAGGCAGCTGAGGAATCACGAGACGAAATTGCTACAGCTTTAGAGGGTGCAGACCTAGTATTTATCACCGCTGGTATGGGCGGTGGTACTGGAACAGGTGCAGCCCCAATCGTGGCAGAAGTAGCCAAAGAAATGGGCGCTCTCACTGTTGGTGTAGTCACACGTCCATTCGTTTTTGAGGGTCGCCGCCGCACCAGCCAAGCGGAACAAGGGATTGAAGGACTAAAAAGTAGAGTAGATACACTGATCATTATTCCCAACAACAAATTGCTGGAAGTGATCCCCGAACAAACACCTGTGCAAGAAGCTTTTCGCTATGCAGATGATGTGTTGCGTCAAGGGGTACAAGGTATTTCTGATATCATAACGATTCCCGGTTTGGTAAATGTTGACTTTGCTGATGTCCGGGCTGTGATGGCAGATGCGGGATCGGCATTGATGGGTATTGGCGTTAGTTCTGGAAAATCTAGAGCCAGAGAAGCTGCGATCGCAGCTATTTCTTCACCATTACTAGAATGTTCTATTGAAGGTGCTAGAGGAGTTGTCTTTAATATTACAGGTGGTACTGATCTTACTTTACATGAAGTGAATGCAGCCGCAGAAGCAATCTATGAAGTAGTTGATCCCAACGCCAATATTATTTTTGGGGCTGTAATTGATGACAGACTCCAAGGTGAGGTCAGAATTACTGTAATTGCCACCGGGTTTACAGGTGAAGTGCAAGCTGCGGTACAACAAAGCGTAGCTAGCGTTCGAGTAGCACCTAATACCTCCAAGCGACCAACAACACAACAACCCGCAGTTAATCCCCCAACCTCAACTCCAAGTTCAACTCCAACTCCAACTCCAACTCCAACTCCAGAACCAAAAGAAAAACCTGGATTGGATATACCTGACTTCTTGAGAAACCGACAAAGACCACGGAATTAA
- the cofG gene encoding 7,8-didemethyl-8-hydroxy-5-deazariboflavin synthase subunit CofG, which yields MPINNSRLVTYSPAYTIVPTYECFNRCSYCNFRSEPGKSPWMSLSDAGSILKSLQSEKVCEILILSGEVHPHSSRREAWFERIYDLCKLAFSMEFLPHTNVGPLSFEEMQKLKRVNVSMGLMLEQLTPTLLNNVHRHAPSKLPEVRLQQLQWAGELQIPFTTGLLLGIGETSDDWWETLEAISNLHQSYHHIQEVILQPHSPGNQQTFDAPPFNPHQLPEVIAKARKILSPDITIQIPPNLVKDNSWLLACIEAGARDLGGIGPKDEVNPDYPHIQEEALRNILQPAGWELVPRSPVYPQFDSWLSAELQTAVKRSRSAMLLV from the coding sequence ATGCCAATTAATAATTCTCGTCTTGTCACCTATAGCCCTGCTTATACAATCGTTCCGACTTACGAATGCTTTAATCGGTGTAGTTACTGCAACTTTCGTAGTGAACCTGGTAAAAGTCCCTGGATGAGTCTTTCAGATGCAGGAAGTATTTTAAAATCACTTCAAAGTGAAAAAGTCTGCGAAATCCTCATACTCAGTGGTGAAGTGCATCCTCATTCGTCAAGGCGTGAGGCGTGGTTCGAGCGAATTTATGATTTGTGCAAATTAGCATTTTCAATGGAGTTTTTACCACACACCAATGTCGGGCCATTGAGTTTTGAGGAAATGCAAAAACTCAAGCGTGTAAATGTTTCGATGGGGCTGATGTTGGAACAGTTAACGCCAACATTGTTAAATAATGTACATCGGCACGCACCGAGTAAATTGCCAGAAGTTCGTTTACAACAATTGCAATGGGCGGGAGAGTTGCAAATTCCCTTTACAACTGGCTTACTCTTAGGAATTGGAGAAACCTCTGATGATTGGTGGGAAACTTTAGAAGCTATATCTAACTTGCACCAAAGTTACCATCATATTCAAGAAGTTATCCTGCAACCTCATAGTCCAGGAAATCAGCAAACTTTTGATGCACCTCCTTTTAATCCTCATCAATTACCAGAAGTAATTGCTAAAGCACGTAAGATTTTATCGCCAGATATTACTATTCAAATTCCACCGAATTTAGTTAAGGATAACTCCTGGTTACTCGCTTGTATCGAAGCTGGTGCGCGAGATTTAGGCGGAATTGGGCCAAAAGATGAAGTGAATCCCGATTATCCCCATATTCAGGAAGAGGCTTTGAGAAATATTTTACAACCTGCTGGGTGGGAATTAGTGCCGCGATCGCCAGTTTATCCGCAATTTGATAGCTGGCTATCGGCAGAATTACAAACGGCAGTGAAGCGATCGCGGAGTGCTATGTTATTGGTTTAA
- a CDS encoding FtsQ-type POTRA domain-containing protein, whose protein sequence is MAGIISVSRTDLAQRRKKLRRRRQMRIIQAIWRTFAITGLAGGLLWVAVQPVWVLKTPKQVVMKSGNQLLSDETTQSLLVLSYPQSLWRIEPAAIANSLKKQPTIAQAIVRRRLFPPGLNIEIQERVPVAMTQTASGANQGTGNKKVTIGLLDASGAWIPLEKYTSLNPTRKLPNLRVIGSPKQYCLNWAQIHQAISQSTVKVVEIDCQNPANLILKTELGNVHLGVPGTLLSEQIKVLAQMRHLSAKLDSGQIEYIDLKNPDFPLVQMNQKDQKLTPKNPKNI, encoded by the coding sequence ATGGCTGGCATAATATCAGTTTCCCGCACGGATCTTGCCCAGCGTCGTAAAAAATTACGTCGGCGACGGCAGATGAGAATTATTCAAGCTATTTGGCGAACCTTTGCCATTACCGGTTTGGCGGGTGGATTGCTGTGGGTAGCAGTTCAACCAGTATGGGTGTTAAAAACTCCCAAACAAGTAGTGATGAAATCAGGCAATCAATTACTGTCAGATGAGACAACTCAATCCCTATTAGTGCTATCTTACCCCCAATCTTTGTGGCGGATTGAACCAGCAGCGATCGCAAACTCTTTGAAAAAACAACCAACTATTGCTCAAGCGATCGTCAGACGTCGCCTGTTTCCTCCCGGATTAAACATCGAAATCCAAGAACGAGTCCCTGTCGCAATGACTCAAACAGCAAGTGGGGCAAATCAGGGTACTGGCAATAAAAAAGTCACAATCGGCTTACTAGATGCAAGTGGTGCCTGGATACCTTTAGAAAAATACACATCACTGAATCCCACTAGGAAATTACCCAATCTCAGAGTAATTGGATCGCCCAAACAATACTGTCTCAACTGGGCTCAAATTCATCAAGCTATCAGCCAAAGTACTGTGAAAGTAGTGGAAATTGATTGCCAAAATCCAGCGAATTTAATTTTGAAAACAGAACTAGGAAATGTGCATCTTGGCGTTCCAGGTACTCTGTTGTCTGAACAAATTAAGGTACTCGCCCAAATGCGTCATTTATCAGCGAAACTCGATTCTGGTCAAATAGAGTATATTGATCTGAAAAATCCCGATTTTCCCTTAGTACAAATGAACCAAAAAGACCAAAAATTAACTCCCAAAAACCCTAAAAATATCTAG
- a CDS encoding SRPBCC family protein has translation MLHFKHSSVIDAPPEVVWKFHERPDILQMLNPPWQPVQVVRREGGLNVGAITEFRLFLGPLPLTWLARHTECEKYRLFTDEQISGPFESWVHRHEFEPEAGKTRLTDAISFSMPGGETVEFVSGWLVQVQLEAMFRYRHYVTKRECESR, from the coding sequence ATGCTGCACTTTAAACATTCCTCAGTCATTGATGCGCCACCAGAAGTAGTTTGGAAATTTCACGAAAGGCCAGATATTTTGCAAATGCTGAATCCACCTTGGCAGCCAGTCCAAGTGGTTCGTCGTGAAGGGGGACTGAACGTGGGCGCTATCACAGAATTTCGCCTGTTTCTCGGCCCATTACCATTAACTTGGCTAGCGCGTCATACTGAATGCGAAAAATATCGCCTGTTTACCGACGAACAGATATCTGGCCCCTTCGAGTCTTGGGTACATCGACATGAATTTGAACCGGAAGCTGGCAAAACTAGGCTGACTGATGCTATTTCCTTCTCCATGCCTGGTGGAGAAACAGTTGAATTTGTTAGTGGTTGGTTAGTGCAAGTGCAACTAGAAGCAATGTTTCGCTATCGCCATTATGTAACCAAACGAGAATGTGAGTCACGATAG
- a CDS encoding XDD4 family exosortase-dependent surface protein, with protein MSQPYSKKIAGYAVCCISALAVVTVSQMSQADAASMTFSVTGTNSASKNALASSVVFDDLLNPGKLTVTLTNMKNVSVPSDVLTSVFWDYAGSPLNLSLISATAATVTQNNPSTTTNNVNLLNTPTNGKEWAFASTTNSAGLTNGVTQDYGLGTAGLGIFQGLGGQQQFNYGIIDGYNANANPAIKGGSFVDNSATFVLSGLPTNFDISKIGSVRFQYGTALSEPSIIKAQGSYYSPPPPPPKKVPEPGTTAALGLFAVGALKVVRKKSLVVA; from the coding sequence GTGTCTCAACCATATTCCAAGAAAATAGCGGGTTATGCAGTCTGTTGTATATCAGCATTAGCTGTGGTGACAGTGTCACAGATGTCCCAAGCAGATGCAGCCTCTATGACTTTCTCAGTCACAGGAACTAACTCAGCATCAAAGAATGCTCTGGCATCATCAGTTGTCTTTGATGACTTACTCAATCCAGGTAAGTTGACAGTGACTCTGACGAACATGAAAAATGTTTCAGTCCCTTCTGATGTTCTTACATCAGTCTTTTGGGACTATGCTGGATCTCCCTTAAACTTATCGTTAATTTCAGCAACAGCTGCAACGGTCACTCAAAACAACCCCTCTACCACTACAAATAATGTAAATCTTCTCAATACTCCTACTAATGGCAAAGAATGGGCATTTGCATCTACTACCAATTCCGCAGGACTTACTAATGGAGTAACCCAAGACTATGGTTTAGGTACTGCCGGCTTAGGTATTTTTCAAGGTCTTGGTGGACAGCAGCAATTTAATTACGGCATTATTGACGGCTACAATGCTAATGCAAATCCAGCAATCAAAGGGGGAAGTTTTGTTGACAATTCGGCCACGTTCGTTTTGTCAGGACTACCCACTAACTTTGATATAAGCAAAATTGGCAGTGTTCGCTTCCAATATGGCACCGCTTTAAGTGAGCCTAGCATTATAAAAGCACAAGGGAGTTATTATAGTCCTCCGCCTCCTCCACCTAAAAAAGTACCTGAACCTGGGACAACAGCCGCCCTTGGTTTGTTTGCAGTGGGTGCATTGAAAGTGGTGAGGAAAAAATCTTTAGTAGTAGCCTAA